The sequence TTCTATAGCCAGAACTTAATTTGATTTAAGCTTTACTGATGTAGAGACACTCCTAGGGGCATCTCTACCAAACACGTTAGTTTTAATTTCCTTGTTGATTTGGAGCTGTGGGCTGTTGCAAAGAAGTGCCAGGATTAATAGGAAAGGGAATTGAATTGGGTTGATTAAGGTCAGAGTTACCTTGAGGATTGAACGGAGCTGCTGGTGGTGTACCAGGATTGATCGGCAAAGAAGGAACAGGAGCACCTGGGAGAGAATTCGGCGATTTTTCTGAAGAACCGGGTATAATTCCTAAAGAAACGCGATCGCCACCTACTTGCCGCAGCAAATCTAATAATTCTATGACATCGTTATAAGTTGCTGAACGTGAGGCATTCAATACTAAAGTGCCGTTAGGATTTTCTTGCAGATACTGTCTTAAAATATCTGCCAGTTGTTCGCGTTTGATTGGTTGTTTTTCTACATAGGTTTGACCAACAGCATCAATAGTCACGGGTAATATTTGTCGTCCTTGGGGTAAATTAACATTACCTGCTGTAGATGAACTAGCTTTGGGCAAATCAACGTTAATTACTTGCTGCCGAGTAAATTGCAAAGATGCCAAAATGAAAAACGTCAAGATACAAAAAATGACATCAATTAAGGGAATAATTTGAACTTGAGCTTCTTCAATGGGAGTATGCAAGTTAATTTTCATCGTCTCGCTCTTATGCTAGATTGCAATGGAATATTTGACAATTCGTAGTGGGTAATTTAAAGCTCACTACGAACCAATTTTTTTGTGCATTTTTCCTAGAATTATCTGCACTGATTTATTTGTCTGAATCAGATGTATCTTCGGAAATTTCTGGAGGATCGGAAAACCTGTTTTGAGTTCGCTTGCGTCGAGGAATAAAATTTTCTCCCGTAGAATCGTGGGCAACGCCCTGAGGTAGCGCCTTGTTTGGCTTACTATTGCTTAAATCAGCTGGAGACTGCAAGTAAAGCATTTCTAAATCATTCCCTGCCTTGCGAAATACTTTGACTTGATTGACTAACAGACCTTGAAACAATCGGTAAAATATCAAGCTGAAAATGGCAACTGCTAGCCCCACCGCTGTACTGTACAGAGATTCGCCAATACCAGTAGTTACTCCCGCTGTGGCTTCTGTTCCCAAATCTCCAATCCGAATTGATTCCAAAGACCTAATTAAACCCCAAACTGTACCAAACAATCCCAACAGAGGAGCCACAGCAATTACAAGTTCTAAAACTTTTTCGCCCCGCCGCATCTGAGCCAATTCGGTTTCCGCAGTTGACTCCAGTGCCAGTCGAAATAATTCCGCATTGTTTTTCGGCAGGCTTAAGGGGGCAAAAAGAAATCTGCCTATCGGTTGATCTGTTGCCTGTCTAGCCATGTCCGCAGCGATTCCCCAATCTTGACGAGCCGCTTCTAAAATGCGATCGACAGTTTCCTTTTCCTGGGTCAAAATTCGCAACCAAAACCACAGGCGCTCTAAAACCACACTTAACGACAACACTGAGAAGAAAAGCAACGGCCATACTACTGGCCCAACCTTGCGAAATATATCTAAAATATCCACAGTTTAGGTTTTCTCCGTCTATTCACCGAGCAACTATTCCAAAGCATTTTAATACCAGAGATGAATACACAAACTTCTATAATCGTTTAACTTCTATAGAAAATAATGTAGTAATAGGCAACTGGTAGCATCTTCCAGACATCCTAGGGCGGTTATTCCCACAAGAAGTTCGAGGAAGTATTTGTCAACATTAAAAATAACTAGAGGTGAAGGTCATGAAAATTTCAGTTCAATCACTTTATAATTGGTATCGCAGCGTAATTCGCAATCCTAAGTACCGCTGGTGGGTAATTTTAGGAACATTGCTATATTTTGTCAGCCCATTTGATATCGCTCCAGACTTTCTACCCATCGTGGGACAAATTGATGATGTTTTTCTTTTGACGTTGTTGGTAACTGAGGTATCTGGGCTAGTGATTGAAGGCTTTAAAGCGCGTCGGGGTAATATTGACGCTAAAACAGCCAATTCAGCCGAGGATTCTACCTCCAAAGCTACTGTCGATGTTGATGCGGTTTCTGTCAAGTAGTTACAAATACAACATACAATTTAACAACCCCCTCCTGTTGCTGCGATTGCTGCGTTACTTGGGAAGGGGGATATTTTTTTGGAATATAGTCAAGAGTTAGTGGTTAGTGGTTGGTTGGTCGTTGGTTGTTGGTGGTTGGTTGGTGGTTATTTCCAATGCCCAATGCCCACTTTCCCACTCTCTCACTCTCCCAACCCTATTCCCGTTTAATTACTTATGAGCGATCGCCAAATTATTGGACTGCTACCAGCTGGTGGACAGGCAAAACGCATTTCTCCCTTACCACTGAGCAAAGAATTATATCCAGTCGGATTTCAAGATTTTGGTGAAAAATGTAACTGGCGACCGAAGGTAGTTTGTCAATATCTACTAGAAAAAATGCGACTGGCTGGCATTGATAAGGCATACTTTATACTGCGTCCTGGTAAATGGGATATCCCGGCGTATTTTGGCGATGGCGCAATACTTTCCATGAGTTTGGGTTATCTGATGATGGGTTTGCCTTATGGTGTACCTTTCACCTTGGATCAGGCTTATCCCTTCGTCCGAGATGCTGTGGTAGCCTTGGGTTTTCCTGATATTTTATTTCAGCCAGAGGATGCCTATGTGCGGTTAATAGCACGCCTTGAAACAAGTAAGGCAGATGTGGTTTTGGGATTATTTCCTACCAATCAACCTCAAAAAGCGGGTATGGTTGATTTTGACGAAACAGGTAGAGTCAAACTGATAATTGAAAAGCCGCTTCAGTCGGATTTGCGCTATATGTGGGGTATTGCCGTTTGGACACCTGCCTTTACCCAGTTTCTGCACGAGTATCTCATACCTCTTAAAGCAGATTCTAATTTGTCACAGCTGCCAGAAGTACCGATAGGGAATGTAATTCAAGCTGCTATTAAACTGGGTTTTCACGTAGCAGCGGAAGTGTTTGCTGATGGAAGTTACCTAGATATTGGTACGCCTAATGATTTAGTGCGGGCAGTGCGGTATTTTGCTGCTTTAGCATCAGAGGAAGATTAAGGATCTACAAAAAACGCTAGGACTGTTTCTAATTGACTAGTTTTAGTAGATTGAGGGTAAGTTGGCGATCGCGTCGGTACAAT is a genomic window of Fischerella sp. PCC 9605 containing:
- a CDS encoding MotA/TolQ/ExbB proton channel family protein, with protein sequence MDILDIFRKVGPVVWPLLFFSVLSLSVVLERLWFWLRILTQEKETVDRILEAARQDWGIAADMARQATDQPIGRFLFAPLSLPKNNAELFRLALESTAETELAQMRRGEKVLELVIAVAPLLGLFGTVWGLIRSLESIRIGDLGTEATAGVTTGIGESLYSTAVGLAVAIFSLIFYRLFQGLLVNQVKVFRKAGNDLEMLYLQSPADLSNSKPNKALPQGVAHDSTGENFIPRRKRTQNRFSDPPEISEDTSDSDK
- a CDS encoding YkvA family protein, whose product is MKISVQSLYNWYRSVIRNPKYRWWVILGTLLYFVSPFDIAPDFLPIVGQIDDVFLLTLLVTEVSGLVIEGFKARRGNIDAKTANSAEDSTSKATVDVDAVSVK
- a CDS encoding nucleotidyltransferase family protein → MSDRQIIGLLPAGGQAKRISPLPLSKELYPVGFQDFGEKCNWRPKVVCQYLLEKMRLAGIDKAYFILRPGKWDIPAYFGDGAILSMSLGYLMMGLPYGVPFTLDQAYPFVRDAVVALGFPDILFQPEDAYVRLIARLETSKADVVLGLFPTNQPQKAGMVDFDETGRVKLIIEKPLQSDLRYMWGIAVWTPAFTQFLHEYLIPLKADSNLSQLPEVPIGNVIQAAIKLGFHVAAEVFADGSYLDIGTPNDLVRAVRYFAALASEED
- a CDS encoding ExbD/TolR family protein — translated: MKINLHTPIEEAQVQIIPLIDVIFCILTFFILASLQFTRQQVINVDLPKASSSTAGNVNLPQGRQILPVTIDAVGQTYVEKQPIKREQLADILRQYLQENPNGTLVLNASRSATYNDVIELLDLLRQVGGDRVSLGIIPGSSEKSPNSLPGAPVPSLPINPGTPPAAPFNPQGNSDLNQPNSIPFPINPGTSLQQPTAPNQQGN